In Rothia mucilaginosa, one genomic interval encodes:
- a CDS encoding thymidylate synthase, with translation MTHAIPTPYEDLLREILEENKDAIAADAQRSDRTGTGTFGVFGRQMRFDLRESFPLITTKRVHFKSVAIELLWFLRGSSNVRWLQERGVTIWDEWADENGDLGPVYGVQWRSWPTPDGGTIDQIAKVIDSLKNNPSSRRHIVSAWNPAEVDNMALPPCHALFQFYVHERQDGVKELSCQLYQRSADMFLGVPFNIASYALLTYLIAQEVGMEPGEFVWTGGDCHIYSNHLEQVKKQLGYGTDPEGNPYPPREPYPYPKLVIKTKKPSIFDYEYEDFELVDYKHHPGIAAPIAV, from the coding sequence ATGACTCACGCAATCCCCACCCCTTACGAAGATCTTCTGCGCGAAATCCTCGAGGAGAACAAGGACGCCATCGCGGCGGATGCGCAGCGTTCCGACCGTACCGGCACCGGCACCTTCGGTGTGTTTGGTCGTCAGATGCGTTTTGACCTGCGTGAGTCGTTCCCGCTGATTACTACCAAGCGCGTGCATTTTAAGTCCGTTGCCATTGAGTTGCTGTGGTTCTTGCGCGGTTCTTCGAATGTGCGCTGGTTGCAGGAGCGCGGCGTGACCATTTGGGATGAGTGGGCTGATGAGAACGGCGATTTGGGCCCGGTGTACGGCGTGCAGTGGCGTTCGTGGCCGACCCCCGACGGTGGCACGATTGACCAGATTGCGAAGGTTATCGATTCGTTGAAGAACAACCCGAGCTCGCGCCGCCACATTGTTTCGGCGTGGAACCCGGCCGAGGTGGATAACATGGCGCTTCCGCCCTGCCACGCGCTCTTCCAGTTCTATGTACATGAGCGCCAGGACGGTGTGAAGGAGCTGTCCTGCCAGCTGTACCAGCGTAGCGCGGACATGTTCCTGGGCGTGCCCTTCAACATCGCTTCGTACGCTCTGCTGACCTACCTGATTGCGCAGGAGGTGGGCATGGAGCCGGGCGAGTTCGTGTGGACCGGCGGCGACTGCCACATCTACTCGAACCACCTGGAGCAGGTGAAAAAGCAGCTGGGCTACGGCACCGACCCGGAGGGTAACCCCTACCCGCCGCGCGAACCGTACCCCTACCCGAAGCTGGTTATTAAGACCAAGAAGCCTTCTATTTTCGATTACGAGTATGAAGACTTTGA
- a CDS encoding NUDIX hydrolase produces the protein MAPLDSPSIYYSARRFDAVNSIDRAPTNTADIVASGALIWRMRDGALEVLIIHRPRYDDWSWPKGKQDPGESLAETAIREIREEVGLQVVLGVPLAVTSYPVGGRPKDVFYWAAELPDGARALADEGEVDELRWVTTDAARALLTNQDDLAPLESLEALAEADALRTRPILIARHAKAKPRSNWAAAEDDRPLAATGKRQALASSRLFAAWAPSRIISSPWLRCVQTVTPYSVDYGVSVKEKKSLSEAGAQRHPARVARTVASLFDKDSSSLLCTHRPVLPRVMDVLREYLFEDSAEVLPTEDPYLEPGDALVLQVTEGDNPRIVSVERVRAALD, from the coding sequence ATGGCACCGCTGGATTCCCCCTCCATCTACTACTCGGCACGACGTTTTGATGCGGTCAACAGCATTGACCGCGCCCCCACAAACACTGCGGATATTGTTGCTTCTGGCGCACTGATTTGGCGCATGCGCGATGGTGCGCTTGAGGTTCTGATTATTCACCGCCCCCGCTACGATGACTGGTCCTGGCCTAAGGGCAAGCAGGATCCGGGCGAGTCCCTGGCGGAGACCGCTATTCGCGAGATTCGCGAAGAGGTCGGCCTGCAGGTTGTTTTGGGCGTGCCCCTGGCGGTGACGTCCTACCCGGTGGGGGGCCGCCCGAAGGATGTTTTCTACTGGGCTGCCGAGCTGCCCGATGGTGCCCGCGCCCTGGCTGATGAGGGTGAAGTGGATGAGCTGCGCTGGGTAACCACTGACGCGGCTCGCGCGCTGCTGACCAATCAGGATGACCTGGCGCCTCTGGAATCTCTGGAGGCTCTGGCGGAGGCGGATGCGCTGCGCACCCGCCCGATTCTGATTGCCCGCCACGCGAAGGCTAAGCCGCGTTCGAACTGGGCTGCTGCTGAGGATGACCGTCCGCTCGCGGCGACCGGCAAGCGTCAGGCGCTGGCTTCTAGCCGTCTCTTTGCGGCGTGGGCTCCGAGCCGTATTATTTCTTCCCCGTGGTTGCGTTGCGTTCAGACTGTGACCCCGTACTCGGTGGATTATGGTGTGTCGGTGAAGGAGAAGAAGTCCCTGTCTGAGGCTGGCGCTCAGCGTCACCCGGCGCGTGTTGCCCGCACCGTGGCCTCGCTGTTCGATAAGGATTCTTCCTCGTTGCTGTGCACTCACCGCCCGGTGCTGCCCCGGGTGATGGATGTTCTGCGTGAGTACCTGTTTGAGGATTCCGCGGAGGTTCTTCCGACCGAGGACCCGTACCTGGAGCCTGGCGATGCCCTGGTTCTGCAGGTGACTGAGGGCGATAACCCGCGTATTGTCTCGGTGGAGCGAGTACGCGCGGCTCTGGACTAG
- a CDS encoding RNA degradosome polyphosphate kinase translates to MVPAPNGLNKAPKPKPSEPAPMTGVIHIGHDISKIERAESRGDRIEKGEKRSYFSLEEEFGPERFFDRESSWLDFNTRVLELAEDPNLFLLERLNFLAIVASNLDEFFMVRVAGLKRRIATGLAVPSAAGLSPEEQMEEIAERAHQLQARHADVFHNQVLPALEEQNIRIVGWNDLDTDAKQRLRQEFMQDIFPILTPLAVDPAHPFPYISGLSLNLAVLVRNPQTGKELFARVKVPDQLDRMVSVDGSRAANTAGRESRYIALEDIIAEHLDTLFPGMEVVEHHVFRVTRNEDLEVEEDDAENLLKALEKELLRRRFGPPVRLEVEDTINPTILDLLISELNINESEVYRLPAPLDLRGMSAIVRANRPALHYPKHIAHTSRWLNATETAKAADVFAAARDHDVLLHHPYDSFATSVQAFLAQAAADPRVQAIKQTLYRTSGDSPIVDALIEAAEAGKQVVALVEIKARFDEEANISWARKLERAGVHVVYGIVGLKTHCKLSLVVRREGNHLRRYAHIGTGNYHPSTARFYEDLGIITCDEQICEDVSRLFNQLSGYAPKTNYQSLLVAPRTLRSGLIECIDQEIENHKAGRPAKIQIKCNSMVDEAIIDSLYRASQAGVPVDVVVRGICALRPGVKGLSENIRVRSVLGRFLEHSRVFAFENGGDPIVYIGSADMMHRNLDRRIEALVPVKDPRHVKYLRDMFTIYMSDSSRTWHLDSEGNWTRHDTDDQGNPLQDVQSYYLSSRSRKNVVDKV, encoded by the coding sequence ATGGTACCCGCCCCCAATGGCCTGAATAAGGCGCCTAAGCCCAAGCCGTCTGAGCCTGCGCCCATGACCGGTGTCATTCACATTGGCCACGATATTTCGAAGATTGAGCGCGCCGAATCTCGCGGTGACCGCATTGAGAAGGGCGAAAAGCGCTCCTACTTCAGCCTTGAAGAGGAGTTCGGTCCGGAGCGTTTCTTTGACCGTGAGAGCAGCTGGCTGGACTTCAACACCCGCGTGCTGGAGCTCGCGGAGGACCCGAACCTGTTCCTGCTGGAGCGTCTGAACTTCCTGGCGATTGTGGCCTCTAACCTGGACGAGTTTTTCATGGTGCGTGTGGCGGGTCTGAAGCGTCGCATTGCGACCGGTCTGGCGGTTCCTTCGGCTGCCGGTCTGAGCCCCGAGGAGCAGATGGAAGAGATCGCTGAACGCGCTCACCAGCTGCAGGCTCGTCACGCTGATGTGTTCCACAACCAGGTGCTACCGGCTCTGGAGGAGCAGAACATCCGTATCGTGGGTTGGAACGACCTGGATACGGACGCTAAGCAGCGTCTGCGTCAGGAGTTCATGCAGGACATCTTCCCGATTCTGACTCCGCTGGCGGTTGACCCGGCGCACCCCTTCCCGTACATTTCGGGTCTGTCGTTGAACCTTGCGGTACTGGTGCGTAACCCTCAGACCGGCAAGGAGCTGTTCGCTCGCGTGAAGGTGCCCGATCAGCTGGACCGTATGGTCTCTGTGGATGGTTCGCGTGCCGCCAACACTGCGGGCCGCGAGAGCCGCTACATTGCGCTCGAAGACATCATTGCTGAGCACCTGGATACCCTCTTCCCGGGCATGGAAGTTGTGGAGCACCACGTCTTCCGCGTGACTCGTAACGAGGATCTTGAGGTGGAAGAAGACGACGCCGAGAACCTGCTGAAGGCTCTGGAGAAGGAGCTTCTGCGCCGTCGTTTCGGTCCGCCCGTCCGCCTGGAGGTTGAGGACACCATCAACCCGACCATCCTGGATCTGCTGATTTCTGAGCTGAACATCAACGAGTCTGAGGTGTACCGTCTGCCGGCTCCGCTGGATCTGCGCGGTATGAGCGCGATTGTTCGTGCGAACCGCCCGGCGCTGCACTACCCCAAGCACATTGCGCACACTTCTCGTTGGCTCAACGCCACCGAGACTGCGAAGGCTGCGGACGTGTTCGCTGCCGCCCGCGACCACGACGTGCTACTGCACCACCCGTACGATTCCTTCGCGACCAGTGTGCAGGCGTTCCTGGCTCAGGCTGCCGCCGACCCGCGTGTTCAGGCGATTAAGCAGACCCTGTACCGCACCAGTGGCGACTCCCCCATCGTGGATGCGCTGATTGAGGCGGCGGAGGCTGGCAAGCAGGTTGTGGCGCTGGTCGAGATTAAGGCTCGCTTTGATGAGGAAGCCAACATCTCCTGGGCTCGTAAGCTGGAGCGCGCGGGCGTGCACGTGGTGTACGGCATCGTGGGTTTGAAGACTCACTGCAAGCTGTCTCTGGTGGTGCGCCGCGAGGGTAACCACCTGCGTCGTTACGCGCACATTGGTACCGGTAACTACCACCCGTCGACCGCTCGTTTCTACGAGGATTTGGGCATTATCACCTGTGATGAGCAGATCTGTGAGGATGTCTCCCGCCTGTTCAACCAGCTGTCCGGTTACGCGCCGAAGACCAACTACCAGTCGCTGCTGGTGGCGCCGCGTACTCTGCGTAGCGGCCTGATTGAGTGCATCGATCAGGAGATTGAGAACCACAAGGCGGGCCGTCCGGCGAAGATTCAGATTAAGTGCAACTCCATGGTGGATGAGGCCATCATTGATTCGCTGTACCGTGCTTCGCAGGCTGGTGTGCCGGTGGATGTGGTGGTTCGCGGTATTTGCGCGCTGCGGCCGGGCGTTAAGGGTCTGAGCGAGAATATTCGCGTCCGTTCGGTGCTGGGCCGCTTCTTGGAGCACTCGCGCGTGTTTGCGTTTGAGAACGGTGGCGATCCGATTGTCTACATTGGCTCTGCCGATATGATGCACCGTAACCTGGACCGCCGCATTGAGGCTCTGGTACCGGTGAAGGATCCGCGCCACGTGAAGTACCTGCGTGACATGTTCACCATCTACATGAGTGATTCTTCGCGTACTTGGCACCTGGATTCTGAGGGTAACTGGACCCGCCACGACACCGATGATCAGGGCAACCCCCTGCAGGATGTGCAGTCGTACTACCTGAGCTCGCGTTCTCGTAAGAACGTGGTGGATAAGGTCTAA
- the mshD gene encoding mycothiol synthase, with protein sequence MMVHNQTPDSSTLPAESFLVYAEPQLTEELLERFDSFAQKVARHDGVSAFSEQTRIELSKALRESTLTPPRFFVAEDNGTLAAVFVALTPANDEDTGVIEAAVAPEYRGRGAGSAFFDYAVRQLGEDAVRYRLWVHGSATDTGIESPAHAFATLHGFEPVRVLYKMILPLDAQTREELVERSDARTLPENLRMRTFTGADEFPWLRVNAAAFAHHPEQGKLTLADLRERTGSPWFRPEGFFIASEVDDDSAMAAFTWTKIPTGQEQGELSPSGEIYVVGVNPQAQGGGLGRTLTLRALAYLACAEDENGEPLRAIDLYVDADNDAAYALYTSLGFGVATVDRMYAPAQQDEPAA encoded by the coding sequence ATGATGGTACACAACCAGACACCCGATTCCTCCACCCTGCCCGCTGAAAGCTTCCTTGTTTACGCGGAACCGCAGCTCACCGAAGAGCTGCTGGAACGCTTCGATTCCTTCGCTCAGAAGGTTGCCCGCCATGACGGCGTCTCGGCGTTCTCTGAGCAGACCCGCATCGAGCTGAGCAAGGCATTGCGTGAAAGCACCCTGACCCCTCCGCGTTTCTTTGTCGCCGAGGATAACGGCACCCTCGCCGCCGTGTTCGTGGCGCTCACCCCCGCCAACGACGAAGATACCGGCGTGATTGAGGCAGCCGTCGCCCCCGAATACCGCGGACGAGGCGCAGGCAGCGCATTCTTCGACTACGCCGTCCGTCAGCTGGGTGAAGACGCCGTACGATACCGCCTGTGGGTTCACGGCAGCGCCACCGACACCGGCATTGAAAGCCCCGCCCACGCGTTCGCGACCCTGCACGGTTTTGAGCCGGTACGCGTGCTGTACAAGATGATTCTGCCCCTGGATGCGCAGACCCGCGAAGAGCTCGTGGAACGCTCCGATGCGCGCACCCTGCCGGAAAACCTGCGGATGCGCACCTTCACCGGCGCGGACGAATTCCCCTGGCTGCGCGTGAACGCCGCCGCTTTTGCGCACCACCCGGAGCAGGGCAAGCTCACCCTTGCTGATTTGCGCGAGCGCACCGGCTCCCCCTGGTTCCGTCCCGAGGGTTTCTTCATCGCCTCCGAGGTGGATGATGACTCCGCCATGGCGGCGTTCACTTGGACGAAGATCCCGACCGGTCAGGAGCAGGGCGAGCTGTCCCCCTCCGGCGAGATTTATGTGGTGGGTGTGAACCCGCAGGCTCAGGGAGGCGGCCTGGGTCGCACCCTTACCCTGCGCGCGCTGGCGTACCTTGCATGCGCTGAGGATGAGAACGGTGAGCCGCTGCGCGCCATCGACCTGTACGTGGACGCAGATAATGACGCTGCCTACGCCCTCTACACGTCCCTGGGCTTTGGCGTGGCGACGGTTGACCGCATGTACGCTCCCGCGCAGCAGGATGAGCCTGCCGCCTAG
- a CDS encoding winged helix-turn-helix transcriptional regulator has protein sequence MYRIALMSDTAAQDIIPSLSLLSHKVHVFPLDTAHTALESEAFDLLMVDARTALVQARQCAQLLRAAGVQLPLIALLNEGGMAAVAASWQVDDIVSDQASPSEMDARLRLAIKSDTGAEEENSEERIVRAGNLVIDTQAYSAHLSGTALNLTFKEFELLKFMAQHPGRVFSRAQLLSEVWGYDSYYGGTRTVDVHVRRLRSKLGTEYEQMISTVRNVGYSFNSTR, from the coding sequence GTGTACCGTATTGCGCTCATGAGCGATACCGCCGCGCAGGATATAATCCCCTCGCTGAGCCTCCTCAGCCACAAGGTACACGTTTTTCCCCTCGACACCGCCCACACCGCACTCGAATCCGAGGCTTTCGACCTGCTCATGGTCGACGCCCGCACCGCACTCGTACAGGCACGCCAATGCGCCCAGCTGTTGCGCGCCGCCGGCGTACAGTTGCCGCTCATCGCGCTCCTGAACGAAGGCGGTATGGCGGCGGTTGCCGCCTCCTGGCAGGTGGACGATATTGTTTCTGACCAGGCGTCCCCCTCCGAAATGGATGCGCGCCTGCGCCTCGCCATCAAGAGCGACACCGGTGCAGAAGAAGAGAACTCCGAAGAGCGCATCGTGCGCGCGGGCAACCTCGTGATTGACACCCAGGCGTACTCCGCACATCTTTCCGGTACCGCGCTGAACCTGACCTTCAAAGAGTTTGAACTGCTCAAGTTCATGGCTCAGCACCCCGGACGCGTCTTCTCCCGCGCCCAGCTGCTCTCCGAGGTGTGGGGTTACGACTCCTATTACGGCGGCACCCGCACCGTGGACGTGCACGTGCGTCGTCTGCGTTCCAAGCTCGGCACCGAATACGAGCAGATGATTTCGACCGTGCGTAACGTGGGCTATTCCTTCAACAGCACCCGCTAA
- a CDS encoding FABP family protein, translating into MAIEIPTNLTPELVPFAWLLGTWEGTGTMWYEGQENTPFGQIITFEQDGLPFIEYRAESFLLDDEGQKLRPITVETGFWQIDRPLTDADGGFGIVPKDVVPAFPDAESVETLRNEDDGFSLLATIAHPGGISENYVGMVKGPVIRMQTGNLLRDDISHDYAGSVRLWGLVNGNLMWDWEVADAEGKLHKHASAELRKTSSMTGDSLGTSMFGSLDGEEPTGEPGSEPTA; encoded by the coding sequence ATGGCTATTGAAATCCCTACCAACCTAACCCCTGAACTTGTTCCCTTCGCATGGCTGCTCGGCACCTGGGAAGGTACCGGAACCATGTGGTACGAAGGCCAGGAAAACACCCCCTTCGGCCAGATTATTACTTTTGAGCAGGACGGTCTGCCCTTCATCGAATACCGCGCTGAGTCTTTCCTGCTCGATGACGAGGGTCAGAAGCTGCGCCCCATCACCGTTGAAACCGGTTTCTGGCAGATTGACCGCCCCCTGACCGACGCCGACGGTGGCTTCGGTATTGTCCCCAAGGATGTTGTACCCGCCTTCCCCGACGCCGAGAGCGTTGAAACCCTGCGCAACGAGGACGACGGCTTCTCCCTGCTGGCGACCATCGCGCACCCCGGCGGCATTAGCGAAAACTACGTGGGCATGGTCAAGGGCCCGGTCATTCGCATGCAGACGGGCAACCTGCTGCGCGACGACATCTCCCACGACTACGCGGGCTCCGTGCGCCTGTGGGGCCTGGTCAACGGTAACCTCATGTGGGACTGGGAGGTTGCGGACGCCGAGGGTAAGCTGCACAAGCACGCTTCCGCTGAGCTGCGTAAGACCTCGTCGATGACCGGTGATTCCCTGGGCACCTCGATGTTCGGTTCTCTGGATGGCGAAGAGCCCACTGGCGAGCCTGGCTCCGAGCCCACCGCCTAA
- a CDS encoding YgfZ/GcvT domain-containing protein, translating to MTESSLEAPQAEVPQPDATRPASPLLSLHGAFAASGLDAGVAAHYGNPMLEQRALSFDRSADAGEPLVLVDRSSLGVVRVEGPDRQNWLTSIASQILTGMTAGESREFLLLSPQGRVEYAPAAIEDGEALWLIVEGDQAQPLTDYLNRMKFMMRVEVQNLSDEYAVLESTRNPILQDGSVHPALAEAQPLVWEDPWHTPAPGSYRYDEAGDHHPGADYKRFLSIVPRSVLPSLADSEDVRWAGLWAAEALRIEAWRPRYGTEADDKTIPQELDYTRTAVHFDKGCYKGQETVARVHNLGRPPRRLVFLDIDGSEHTLPAAGSELFVEGKSRPVGRITSVALHYEAGPIALAVIKRGVDPQAPLRAVDGGDFLPDGSPAPATEYAVAQTTVVSPESGEVARRSLAGQDFLKR from the coding sequence GTGACTGAATCTTCGCTTGAAGCGCCTCAGGCTGAGGTACCCCAGCCCGATGCTACCCGCCCGGCGAGCCCCCTGCTGAGCCTGCACGGCGCTTTTGCCGCCTCCGGGCTGGATGCGGGCGTCGCCGCGCACTACGGCAACCCCATGCTGGAGCAGCGCGCCCTCAGCTTTGACCGCTCCGCCGATGCAGGCGAGCCGCTGGTGCTGGTGGACCGCTCCTCCCTGGGCGTGGTGCGTGTTGAGGGGCCGGACCGCCAGAATTGGCTGACCTCCATCGCCTCGCAGATTCTGACCGGCATGACCGCCGGGGAGAGCCGCGAGTTCCTGTTGCTTTCCCCTCAGGGCCGCGTGGAGTACGCACCCGCCGCTATCGAGGACGGCGAGGCACTCTGGCTGATTGTGGAAGGCGACCAGGCTCAGCCCCTGACCGATTACCTGAACCGCATGAAATTCATGATGCGCGTTGAGGTACAGAACCTCAGCGACGAATACGCCGTGCTGGAGAGCACCCGCAACCCGATCCTGCAGGACGGTTCGGTGCATCCGGCGCTCGCTGAGGCTCAGCCGCTGGTCTGGGAGGATCCTTGGCACACTCCGGCACCGGGTAGCTACCGTTACGATGAGGCGGGCGATCATCACCCGGGTGCGGACTACAAGCGTTTCTTGAGCATTGTGCCGCGCTCTGTTCTGCCCTCCCTGGCTGACTCCGAGGACGTTCGCTGGGCAGGTCTGTGGGCTGCGGAGGCTCTGCGTATTGAGGCGTGGCGCCCGCGCTACGGCACCGAGGCTGACGATAAGACCATCCCTCAGGAGCTGGATTACACCCGTACCGCGGTGCATTTCGATAAGGGCTGCTACAAGGGCCAGGAGACGGTGGCTCGCGTGCATAACCTGGGTCGTCCCCCGCGCCGTCTGGTGTTCTTGGATATTGACGGTTCGGAGCACACCCTGCCGGCGGCAGGTAGTGAACTGTTTGTGGAGGGCAAGTCCCGCCCGGTCGGTCGCATTACCTCTGTGGCGTTGCATTATGAGGCAGGCCCGATTGCATTGGCTGTGATCAAGCGCGGCGTTGACCCGCAGGCGCCTTTGCGTGCGGTCGATGGCGGTGACTTCCTGCCCGATGGATCGCCAGCGCCGGCGACCGAGTACGCGGTGGCTCAGACGACGGTGGTTTCGCCGGAATCCGGTGAGGTGGCGCGTCGTTCTTTGGCGGGTCAGGACTTCTTGAAGCGCTAG
- a CDS encoding 6-phosphofructokinase — MKIGLLTSGGDCPGLNAVIRGAVLNGVKKYGYEFVGFRDGWRGVVEGDYMDLPRQKVRGLASQGGTIIGTSRTNPFDGPNGGPENIEIMMERHGIDAIVAIGGEGTLAGAKRLADAGLPVIGVPKTIDNDLRATDYTFGFDTAVSIATEAMDRIRTTGESHHRCMVAEVMGRHVGWIALHSGMAAGAHAILIPEVKVSMEQVAEWVKEVHDRGRSPLVVVAEGFIPEGFDDVMANKGTEKDGRPRLGGIGEYITHEIEKMTGVETRNTILGHIQRGGAPTGYDRVLATRLGMGAVDMVAQKQWGKMVSVQGTEIKYVPLEEALDGLKSVPQERWEEAAVLFGR; from the coding sequence ATGAAGATCGGTCTGCTTACTTCCGGCGGCGACTGCCCCGGCCTGAACGCTGTCATCCGCGGCGCTGTCCTCAACGGCGTCAAGAAGTACGGCTACGAGTTCGTCGGCTTCCGCGATGGCTGGCGCGGCGTCGTCGAAGGTGACTACATGGACCTGCCCCGCCAGAAGGTCCGCGGCCTGGCATCCCAGGGCGGTACCATCATCGGTACCTCCCGCACCAACCCCTTCGACGGCCCCAACGGTGGCCCCGAAAACATCGAAATCATGATGGAACGCCACGGCATCGACGCAATCGTCGCTATCGGCGGTGAAGGCACCCTCGCAGGCGCAAAGCGTCTGGCAGACGCAGGCCTGCCCGTCATCGGTGTCCCCAAGACCATTGACAACGACCTGCGCGCAACCGACTACACCTTCGGCTTCGACACCGCAGTGTCCATCGCAACCGAGGCCATGGACCGCATCCGCACCACTGGTGAATCTCACCACCGCTGCATGGTCGCCGAGGTCATGGGCCGCCACGTCGGCTGGATCGCTCTGCACTCCGGCATGGCAGCAGGCGCACACGCCATCCTGATCCCCGAGGTCAAGGTCTCCATGGAACAGGTCGCTGAATGGGTCAAGGAAGTACACGACCGCGGCCGCTCTCCCCTGGTTGTTGTTGCTGAAGGCTTTATCCCCGAAGGCTTCGACGACGTCATGGCAAACAAGGGTACCGAGAAGGACGGTCGCCCCCGCCTCGGTGGTATTGGCGAGTACATCACCCACGAAATCGAGAAGATGACCGGCGTCGAAACCCGCAACACCATCCTGGGCCACATCCAGCGCGGTGGCGCGCCCACCGGCTACGACCGCGTGCTCGCAACCCGCCTGGGCATGGGCGCAGTCGACATGGTCGCCCAGAAGCAGTGGGGCAAGATGGTCTCCGTTCAGGGCACCGAAATCAAGTACGTACCCCTCGAAGAGGCACTGGACGGCCTGAAGTCCGTACCTCAGGAACGCTGGGAAGAAGCAGCCGTCCTCTTCGGCCGCTAA
- a CDS encoding pyridoxal phosphate-dependent aminotransferase, which translates to MARISSRIGAIAPSATLAVDAKAKALKAQGRPVIGFGAGEPDFPTPAHIVDAAREALNDPKNFRYSPASGLPELKKAIAEKTLRDSGVEVDPSQVIVTNGGKQAVYQAFATVIDEGDDVLLPAPYWTTYPECIRLAGGNPIEVFAGSDQHYKVTVEQLEAAYTPATKALIFVSPSNPTGAVYTEEETRAIGEWALSKGIFVLTDEIYEHLTYDGVKAVSILKAVPELADLCVILNGVAKTYAMTGWRVGWMIGPRDVIAAASNLQSHMTSNVNNIAQRAALEALTGPQDDVEIMHAAFDRRRRTIVEGLNAIEGVHCPVPTGAFYAYPDVRELLGKEIAGVRPQTTAELAELILEKAEVAVVPGEAFGPSGYLRLSYALSDEDLAEGLARLQKFLGQARD; encoded by the coding sequence ATGGCGCGTATTTCAAGCCGCATCGGTGCCATCGCACCCTCCGCAACCCTTGCCGTCGACGCAAAGGCAAAAGCACTCAAGGCTCAGGGGCGCCCCGTCATCGGTTTCGGCGCAGGCGAACCGGACTTCCCCACCCCCGCGCACATTGTTGATGCAGCACGCGAGGCGCTCAACGACCCCAAGAACTTCCGCTACTCCCCCGCCTCCGGCCTTCCCGAACTGAAGAAGGCCATCGCGGAAAAGACCCTGCGCGACTCCGGCGTAGAGGTTGACCCCTCCCAGGTTATCGTCACCAACGGTGGCAAGCAGGCCGTCTACCAGGCCTTTGCAACCGTCATCGACGAAGGCGACGACGTCCTGCTGCCCGCCCCCTACTGGACCACCTACCCCGAATGCATCCGCCTGGCAGGTGGCAACCCCATCGAGGTTTTCGCCGGTAGCGACCAGCACTACAAGGTCACCGTCGAGCAGCTCGAAGCCGCATACACCCCCGCCACCAAGGCACTTATCTTCGTCTCCCCCTCCAACCCGACCGGTGCCGTCTACACCGAAGAGGAAACCCGCGCCATCGGCGAATGGGCACTGTCCAAGGGTATTTTCGTGCTGACCGACGAGATTTACGAACACCTCACCTATGACGGTGTTAAGGCAGTCTCCATCCTGAAGGCAGTACCCGAGCTCGCTGACCTGTGCGTCATTCTCAACGGCGTGGCAAAGACCTACGCCATGACCGGTTGGCGTGTGGGCTGGATGATTGGCCCGCGCGACGTTATCGCCGCAGCCTCCAACCTGCAGTCCCACATGACCTCCAACGTCAACAACATCGCCCAGCGTGCCGCTCTTGAAGCTCTGACCGGCCCGCAGGACGACGTGGAAATCATGCACGCAGCCTTCGACCGCCGTCGCCGCACCATTGTGGAGGGTCTGAACGCTATTGAAGGCGTTCACTGCCCCGTACCCACCGGCGCATTCTACGCCTACCCGGACGTACGCGAGCTGCTCGGCAAGGAAATCGCAGGCGTACGCCCGCAGACCACCGCAGAGCTGGCTGAACTCATCCTCGAAAAGGCTGAGGTCGCCGTGGTTCCCGGTGAGGCATTCGGCCCCAGCGGCTACCTGCGCCTCTCCTACGCGCTGAGCGATGAGGACCTGGCAGAGGGCCTGGCACGTCTGCAGAAGTTCCTCGGTCAGGCACGCGACTAG
- the secE gene encoding preprotein translocase subunit SecE, with translation MASSATAEKAVQPGASSKNDKKLGFFGRIFAFLREVFAELKKVTTPTGRELVGYFFGVLFFVVVMLLLISGLDYLFGQGAFWIFGNGTIQRN, from the coding sequence ATGGCATCGTCTGCTACCGCCGAGAAGGCTGTTCAGCCCGGCGCATCGTCGAAGAACGATAAGAAGCTCGGTTTCTTCGGCCGTATTTTTGCATTCCTCCGTGAAGTTTTTGCGGAGTTGAAGAAGGTTACTACTCCCACCGGACGCGAACTGGTTGGTTACTTCTTCGGAGTTCTGTTCTTCGTCGTGGTGATGCTCCTGCTTATTTCTGGTCTGGATTATCTTTTCGGCCAGGGAGCATTCTGGATTTTCGGTAACGGAACGATTCAGCGTAACTAG